Genomic window (Mycolicibacterium smegmatis):
GTTCTGTTCCACCCGTTTGTCGCGGGTGTCGTGCTCGCCGCGGTGCTGGCGGCCATCATGTCGACGATCTCGTCGCAACTCATCGTGTGCTCGTCGGCTCTGGTCGAGGACATCTACCGCGCGTTCGGCAAAGAGGCCAGCCCCACGAGGCTGGTCACCTACGGCCGCCTCGGCGTGCTGACGGTCGCGGTGGTGGCGATCCTGTTGGCGCTCAACCCAGATGGCACGATCCTCGATCTCGTCGGGTTCGCCTGGGCCGGCTTCGGCGCCGCGTTCGGTCCCTTGATCCTGCTGTCGCTGTTCTGGCGCAGACTCACCTCGGCCGGTGCGATCGCAGGCATGATCGCCGGTGCCGTGGTGGTCGGCATCTGGGGCCAGACCGAGGCGCTGTCGAGCGCGATGTACGAGATCGTTCCCGGTTTCATCGCGTGTCTCGTGGTGGCTGTGGCGGTCTCGTTGTTCACCGCGCGCGAGGATGACGAGATCCAGCGCGAGTTCACCGAGATGGCCGAGAAGGCGAGTGCGCCCATGGGTGAACCCGCTGCATCTGCCTGAATCCGGCACGCCGGATCCTCGAGGATGTTCCGCGCCGGCATCGGAGGCGTCACGATGTAGTTCGTAGACGTCCGAGAACCCGGAGGTGCGGTGTCAGGCTGGCGACCCGAACTGTTGGCCCGCTCGTGGCCGCGGTCCCTGGCCGGTCAGGCGATCGCCCTGCAGGTCATCGTGGTCGCGGTGGTCGTGCTGGCGGGCAGCGTGCTGGCGGTTTACGACGCCCGCCGCGACGGCGAGGAGAACGCACGCGATCAGGTGGTCGGTATCGCGACCGCACTCGCCGACTCGCCGTCCACGGCCGAGGCCATCGAGTCCGGGCATGCGACCGAGATCCTGCAGCCCGTCACCGAGGCCGTACGCACCGGCACCGGCATCGCGTTCATCACCATCATGTCCCCCGACGGCATCCGGTTCACCCACACCGATCCCAGCCAGATCGGGGGCCACTATCTGGGCACCATCGACCCGGCGCTACGGGGCGAGACGTACACCGAGATCTACACCGGCACCCTTGGCCCGTCGGTGCGGGCCATCGTGCCGGTACGCGACGCCGACGGGAACATCGTCGGGCTGGTGTCGGCGGGCATCACGACGCAGACCCTCGCACAGCGGTGGCGCGGTCAGCTCGTCACGATCGCCGCGGTCACCGCGTGTGCCCTTGTGCTGTCGCTGATCGGGGTGTGGGCCATCCGGCGCAGGCTGCTGCGGCAGACCCACGGCCTGCGGCCCGACGAGCTGCGCGTGATGTACGACCATCACGACGCGATCCTGCATTCGGTGTCCGAGGGGCTCATCGTGCTGGACGGGGGCGGCGTGGCGCTGGTCAACGACGAGGCGCGGCGGTTGCTGGGACTTCCCCCCGGACCGGTGCGGCTCGACGACCTGCCCGGGTTTCTGCGCAGTCACGATCCTGGCGCGCGCGACGAGCTGCACGTCACCGACGAGCGCGTGCTGGTGGTCAACCGCGCCAGGGTCGCCGACACCGGATCCGAGGTGGTCACCATCCGCGACCGCACCGAATTGCAGGGCGCGCTGGGCGAACTCAGCTCGCTGCAGGTGCTCACCGATTCGCTGCGCGCGCAGGCACACGAATCGGCGAACAAGCTGCACACCGTGATCACCATGGTGGAGATGGGCCGCCCGCAGGATGCGGTGCGGTTCGCGACCAGCGAATTGGAGCTCTCCCAGCGGCTCGTCGACCGGTTGTCCGAGGCGGTGAGCGAACCCGCACTGGTGGCGCTGCTGCTCGGCAAGACCGCGCAGGCCGACGAGCGCGGTATCGCGCTCACGGTCACCGAGGACACGCAGTTGTCCGACGAGACCGTGCTGTCCGGGCCGGAGCTGGTGACGGTGCTGGGTAACCTCATCGACAATGCGATGGACGCCTGCGACCGCGACGACCCCTGGATCGAGGTCACGGTGACCTCCGACGACGACCAACTGCTCATCACGGTCGCCGACAGCGGTCCCGGCATGGATCCGGACACCTTCGAGAAGGCCACGCAGCGCGGATATTCCACCAAGGCCGACACATCCGGCCACGGTCTGGGCCTGGCACTGGTCGCGCAGGTGGTCAACAAGCACGGCGGAACCCTGCACGCCGACGTCACCTACGGTTCGGTGGTGACCGTGACCGTTCCGATCCCCGAACGCGTCGGCGGTGGTCACGCGTGACCATCACGGTGCTCGTCGTCGAGGACGAACCGCTCATTGCCGAGGCCCACCAGACGTATCTGGGCCGGCTCGAAGGATTTTCGATCGCCGCCGTGGTGCACACCGCACGCGACGCGATGCGCGCGGCCTCGGAGGCCTCGGCCTCGGCGCACCCGATCGACCTGGTGCTGCTCGACATCGGCCTGCCGGACGCGAACGGGATCGCGCTGGCGTCGGCACTGTCCGGGCTGCGGCCCGCGCCCGACATCATCGCGATCACCTCCGAACGTGACCTCGAGATGGTGCGCGCCGCGGTGGCCCACGGCGCGCTGGCGTATCTGCTCAAACCGTTCACGTTCGCGGCGTTCCGTGACCGCCTCGAACGCTATCGCCGCTACCGCGAGGCGCTGCCCGCGGGCACCGCGGCGGCCAGCCAGGCCGAGGTCGACCGCGCGCTGGCCGAATTACGCGTCGCCACCGACAAATCCACCTCTCCCAAGGGCGCGGCCCCGCAGACCACCGACGAGATCGCGCGCGCGGTGCGTGACGAACCCGAGGGCCTCACGGCCGACGAGGTGGCCAAACGAGTCGGCGTCTCACGCGTCACGGCATGGCGTTACCTCGAACGCCTCGCCGACGAGAACGCCGTCGCCCGCAACACCGAGTACGGCAAGGCCGGCCGCCCCCGCACGCGCTACCAGTGGCGCTGAGCCAGTTCGTCTCGGACCATCTCGGCACCCCGCTCGGCGATCGCGTAGACCGTCGCCACGATGTTGTTGGACGGAAGCGACGGCATGACCGACGCATCGATCACCCGCAGGCCATCGGTGCCACGCACCCGGAGCCTGCTGTCGACGACCGACATCTTCGACTCCCCCAGCGCACATGTCCCCACCGGATGGAACCAATTTCCTCCGGTCGTCCTGATGTACTCACGCAACCGGTCCTCGTCGGTGATGTGCGCGCCCGGGGCGAGTTCTTCGGCGAGCCACGGCCGCAATTCTGGTGACGCGCCGATCTGCCGGGCGACGTCGAGGCCGTCGAGCATGGTTTTCATGTCGCGCTCGTCCTCGAGATGGTGCGGGTTCACCACGGGCGGCACTTCGGCGGTGAGCCCGGCCAACCGGACCGTGCCGCGGCTGTATGGGTGCATGGGCGAGACGCCGATGAAGCACGTCTCGACGCCGAACACCGCGCCGGTGGCCCCGGCCGTATCGGCGCAGCGGATCTGCAGGTCAGGCGCGCCGCCGGGCGAGCCGGTGTGCAGCAGGCCCATCATCTCCGCGCGGTGGTCTGACACCGGAAGCGGTTGGGCCGCAACGTAGACGATGCCCGCCAGTGGGTGGTACTGCAGGTTGGCGCCAATGCCGGGCAGGTCCACCAGGACATCCGCGTCCAGTTCGCGGAGATGCCGGGCCGGGCCGATACCCGAGAGCATCAGCAGTTGCGGTGAGCAGACGGCCCCGGCTGCGAGCACCACCTCTCGTGCAGCCGTCACCGTGACGAGCTTGGAGTTTCAGCGGTATTCGACGCCCACGGCGCGATTGCGGTCCAACAGGACCCGTTGCACGGTGGCCGCGGTGATCACCGTGAGGTTGTCGCGGCCGAGTGCGGGGGCCAGGTACGGGTCAGCGGCGCTCTCCCGCGGGCCGTCGACGAGATCGACCGGCCCGAACCCGGTTTCGAGTCCACCGCTGATGTCGTCGGCCGCGGAGAAGCCTCGCTCCACCGCGGCGCGTCGGAACGCGAGCATCAACGGACTCAACCGGTCCGCGGGTCCGACCAGAAGTGGCCCGCGATCACCCCGCAAAGCCGGATCTCCGTGCGTGGCGGTCTCCGAGCGCATGAAGTACGGCAGCAGATCGGCGAAACCCCAGCCGTACCCGCCGAACTGGTTCCAGTCGGTGTAGCTCGCATGATGGCCGCGCGCGAACACCGTGGCATCGGTCGCCGACGATCCGCCGGCGCGCGGCGGCATGCCCGGCACCGACGCGTCCTTTTCGAGCAACAGCACCTCGATTTCCGGATCCTCGGACAGCCGTGCCGCCACGACCCGTCCTGAGGTGCCGCCGCCCACGACGATGACGTCGTACGACATCGCAACTCCCATGTTTCCGCTGTTACTAAAATCTCCGTTAACAACGACAACGACGCTGCTACGGTTCGGCTGTTAACGTTGGAAACATGGCAAAGGCGACCAGTTCGGTGCTCCCACCCGCCGAGCGGATTCTGGCGGCGGCCGCGGACCTGCTGCGCGCCGGCGGCATCGACGCGGTGTCCACACGCGCGGTCGCCACCGAGGCCGGCGTGCAGCCACCAACCATCTACCGCCAGTTCGGCGACAAGGACGGACTTCTCGATGCCGTCACCCGCCACGTCCTGGAGGGCTACATCGACCGCAAACGGTTGCTCACGGACCCGGATGCCGATCCGGCCGTCGTCCTGCGCGAATTGTGGGATCTTCACGTCGAATTCGGTATGCAGCAACCGCACTGCTACCTACTGACGTACGGCCAGGGCAGGCGGACCTCGGCGGCCGACGAGACCGTCGCGATCCTCCGCGAGGTGATCGGCCGTCTCGGCGCCGCGGGACGGCTCACCATGAGCGTGCGCCGCGCCACCGACTACTTCCGCGCGAGCGGAACGGGTTTCGTGATGTCCCAGCTGAGCCTTGCCCCGCAGGAGCGCGACCAGGAACTGTCGGGGATCATCTTCGAGGCCACCCTCGCCGCGGTCAGCACCGATGGCAGACGCGGCCGCGGGCGCAAGGCGAACGATGTGCGGGCACGTGCGGTGGCGCTACGCGAGGCACTGCCGGAATCCGGCACGTCGGCGCTCAGCGCTGCCGAGCAGGGCCTGCTCGCCGAGTGGCTGAACCGACTCGCCGACCAGTCCTGACGGGTCTCAGGCGGTCTGCAGTGACGGCAGCACCGCCGCACCGGCCTGCCGCGGCTCGGAGGCGACCAGCCGCGAGTACAGCGCGGGCAGTTCGGCGGCGACGTCGAACGCGTTGACCTGACCGCTGTAGTCGGCGACGTACACACGCGCACCGTCGCGACGCACGGCGACCGCCGCGGGCTGCACGCCCACGTCGATGCTGCCGAGGATCTCGTTGGTCAGCGTGCACAGCACGATCACGCGGTCGTAATCCACCACGTACGCGCGAGTGGCGTCCGGGCTGAGCACCAGTTGCGTTGGCGCTCCGCCGATCTGGATGGCGCCGACGACGGCCGCGGTGGACAGGTCGACGATGTGCACCACACCGCGGCGCTGCCGGTCCGATGTCAGCACCAGGGCCTTGCCGTCTGCGCCGAGGGCCAGATCGCGGATCGGGGCGCCGATCCACACGGTCGATTCGATCTGGGCGGTCTCGATGTTCACCGTGACCATGCGGCTGCCCCGCGGATCGGTGGTGGCCACGTACAGGCGCTTGCCGCTCGCGTCGACGCGCAGCGCGTCGACGCCGGCACCCGCGCCGCTCGCGAGGTCGATGGTCCCGACGCGCTCGGCAGCCGTGTCGATGACGGCGACGTCGATGCGGTCGTGACCGCTGCGGCCGACGAAGACACGCTTGCCGTCGGGGCTCATGGCGAGCGCGGTGACCGTCATGGCCAGCGGGTACTCGGCGAGCACCGAACCGGTGATGGTGTCGACAACCTTGATGGCGTCGTGACCGGCGGTGACGACGGAGACGTAGGCACGGTCGTCGGCGGCGGCGACCGCGAACGGCTCGCCGTTGAGGCGGACCGAGCCGACCGGGGCCAGGGTGTACGGGTTGATCACGGTCAGGCAGTCGGCCGCGGAGTTGGTGACCACGATGGTCTCGCGGTCGGCGTCGATCGCGATGTCGGCGATCGGTCCGCGTCCGACTTCGACGAGGCCCGCGACGTCGAGATCATCCAGCGCGCCGTCGAACGTGACGCTGCCCGCCGAATCGTCGGTGTCGGGAGTCTTCGCGTCGCGTCGCACGATGGCGGTGATCGCGCGCAGGATGTTCTTTGCCATGGTCATCGGCACCTCCGCCGGCATGGCTCACACCGGCACTAGATTCCAGGTTCATTCTGCGCCGGGAACGGCGCGCTTGAAACGAGTCTAGCGACGAAAATCCGGGTACCCCGATGGCTTGACAGCGAATCCTGCGCGATCGTCGACGGTCTCTCAGAACTCACTTAAGAAATTCTTCGTTATCCATTCGTTATGTTTTCGGCGCAATACGTTAAATCCGCATTACCAGGGCGGATAACAACATAAGCAACGTTACTTGAAGAGATCAAGAACACACCCGCTGAGCCCGATTCTTACCCTTCGCGACAAAAGTGAGCGGTAAATCACACCCCGACACGCCAGCAAACTTTCAGCGCCGTCAGGGCCTGGTCTTCGGGAAACAATGTTACGCCTGTGAAAGATGGGTCGGACCATGACAGTTGTTCGCTGCCGTCGTGCCGGTGCACCAACCGCTGCGCGTCACCGGGCTGACCACCAGGCTGACCTCACACGAGCCGCCCTTCGCGTCGGGGCGCACCGACACAGTGAACCGCCCACCGACAGCGTCGGCATTCATGTCGATCACTTCCTGGATCAGTCCCTGCTGGACGCCGCGCACCACCTCGGGGGCGTCCACGGCCACCTCGGCCAGCGGACACGTGCAGATCCTGACGGTGGCCGTACCGAACGACGTGAAAGTCGACCGGATCTGAAACCCCAGCTCCGTCAGCGTCCCGACGACCATGTCGACCACCGACTCCTCGTCGCGGCGGCGCGCCACCCGCACGCGGTGCGCGAGATCCGCCCCGACCCGCAGGGCCCGCTGTTCCCGTTCCTCGACCGTGCCGCCGAGGTGACGTGCGAACAGCGCCACGATGTCGGCGTAGTCGAGCCGCGGCGCGATCTCGTACGTCAGGCGCGGCCGGCCCACTCGCCCCTTGTCGCCGGGACCACCGCGTCGGATCACACCCTGCTCCTCCAGCGTCCCCAGGTGGAACCGTGCGGTGGTGACGTGGATCTGCAGGGCGTCGGCGATCTGCTGGGCGTCGACGGGACCGTCGGCGCGCCGCACGACCTCGAGTACGCGCTTGCGCTGCCGGCCCGCCGAGCGGTCTGATGGTGGCGCAGAGGTCATTTCGATTCCGTGGGCACCACCGCGACGATCGCCACCGCGGTCAGCTCGTCGCGGTAGCGGTTGAAGGTGCGGCGCATGCCGAGCACGCGCTTGCGGGCCGCGGGGTGCGTGAGCGCGTTGAACACGATCCGCAGCGCACCGAGGAATCCCTCGTCGGCGACGACGCGCTTGGGCTGCAGCAGGGCCATCGGTGCCAGGTCGACGCTTCTGACCTCGAAGCCGGCGCTCGTGAGCAGGTCGGTCCACTCCGCGACGGTCAGCGGCCGGGCGTTGACCTTGATCGCGCGCGCCATCTCCTTGCGGATGTCGTCCTTGATGCCGTCGGAAAGGTCGTCGGGCATCAGGCCGAGTTCGTGGATCGCGTAGCGGCCGCCGGGGCGCAGCACCCGAAAGGCCTCGTCGACAATCGCTTTCTTGGCCTTCTCGCCCTGCATGGTCAGCATGGCCTCACCCACCACGACGTCGGCGGAACCGGTGTCCAACCCGGTTTCGGCGGCGTCGGCGGCCACGAGCCTGCCCCCGCTGGTCGCCACGGCACTCTGCAGCAGGGCCGAGGTGGTGGAGTTGTCGTCGACACCGACGTAGGACCGCGGTTCGGCGGCCGCGATGTCGACGGCCGTGCGGCCCAGACCGGGTCCGAGTTCGACGACGTCGGACCCGGTGATGCCGGCGGCGCTCAGCAGTCGCGTCGTCAACTCCACCCCGCCGGGACGCAACACCCGCTTGCCCAACCGTGCGAGCAACCAGTGCCCGGGCAGGTCGGCATCGGGTCGCTGCGCCAGCGGCAGATCGCTCTTGCTCGTCATTTCTCGGCTCCTCTTCTGAATCCCATACTGCACAACAAGACAAGGCCGAACACACCGCACACATAGACCAGCGCGGCGTCACGTCCCCACGGCGGTTCCAGGACGATGTCCTGGCCGGTGGCGTAGATGCCGTTGAGGAACGGCATGAACCGCTGCAGCGAGTAACCGCTGGGCAGGTATCCGACCGCGATCTCGACGACGTACACCCAGAACAACAGCAGGCCCACGGCCGCGGCGGGCGTGCGCACGGCGACGCCCACGCCGACACCGAGTCCCGCGGCGAAGAACGCGTACACCGGAACCGTCCACATCAGTCGCAGACCGACCGGATCGATCACCAACACCTGCCCGTACACCAGCGGCGCGACGCGGGGCAGCGCCGTCAGCACGAGCGCCACCAGCACCAGCGACAGCACCGCGCCCAGCAGGCCGTAGAACACCCACTTACCGGCCAGCACCGACGGCCGGCGGGGCAGCGCCAACCACACGTATTCGGTTGCCCGGAGGCGTGATTCACTTGCCTGCCCGTAGGCCGCCGCGACGGCGACGAGGACGACGGTGACGTTGATGACCCAGTACGCGGCGTTGGTGGTGGGCACCTGCTGGACGTACTGCTGGCCGGGGATGCGCGCGAACCGCTCGGCGACACAGGCGATGAGAATCGTGATCGCGACGGGGATGAGCGCGGCGGCCGGTAGGAGCACCAGCCACAGCGGCCCGCGCCCGCCGGTCCGCACCATCTCCGCGCGCAGGCTTCGCGTCAGCACGCCGTTCACGCGTCAACCGTTTCCAACAACAGGCTCTCCAGATGGTCACGCGGATCTGCGCCCGCGGGTGTCACGTCGGCGAGCGCGCCTGCCACCTTCACCTTGCCGCGTTGCAGCACCAGAAGACGGTCGGCGGTCAGCACCACCTCGCCGAGCAGGTGGCTCGCGACCACCACCGTGCAACCACGTCCGGCCAACCGGTGCAACAGTTCCCGCAACCACACGATGCCGGGCACGTCGAGACCGTTGACCGGTTCGTCGAACACCAGCACCTGCGGGTCGCCCAGCAGTGCACTGGCGATCGCCAGGCGCTGGCGCGCACCCATCGACAGATTCGCGATCCTCCTGTGCCGCAACTCGTCCAAGCCCACCTCGGCCAGGACCGCGTCGACGCGCCCGCCGTCGATGCCACCGAGCGCCGCGAGCCATCGCAGGTGCCGTTCGGCGGTGTGTCGCGGGTCCATCGCGTCGGGATCGAAATGCACGCCGAGTGTGCGCATCGGGTCGGCATGGTCGCGGATCGGCCTGCCGCACAACGTCACATCGCCACTGTCGGGATGGTCGAGTCCGGCGATGAGGCGCAACAGCGTGGTCTTGCCCGCGCCGTTGAGACCGAGCAGACCCGTCACTGTCCCCGCCGGGAACGATACCGTGACGTCGTCGACTGCGACGGTGGCGCCGAACCGCTTGACGAGGCGGGTGATCTCGATCATTGGAAGTTGCAGGGAATGGGCAGCCCCAGTGCCGAGATCCCGTTGCACATCGACTTGCTGGCCAACTTCCACCGGCCGTCGATGAACCGCCACTCGGCGGGCACCACGATCGTCGGAGAACCCTGCCGGTGGCCGTTGATCACGGCCGTGTGGCGGCCTTCTTCGTGCGTCTCGGGACCGGTCACCTCGACGTATCCGCGCGGGGCGCGCAACACCCCGAGGCGGTAGACCATCTTGGGCACGATCAGCGCGCGCGATCCGCCTTCGAGCTGGGCGGCCTTGACGTGGTCGGGTGCTTGCGTCGCGACCAGTAGCTGAAGCTGCGAAGTGAGCTCCTCGAGCGTCGGGACTTCATCGGTGATGGCGAAGTCCTGGGCCTGCGCCGGGGGCGCCGCGGCGCCAGCGACCGCCATCAATACGCCCACGACCAGCGAGAACAGACGCTCCATCACGCGCCTCCCTAATTAAGAGGAAAAGTATTCGGCTAACTGTAGAAGTTTGGGTAGCCTAACGCAACCTCTCGTCTCAGTTTGCCGAGCGTGCGGTTTCATACGCAACACGCCGCCCAACGCGGATCAGAACGCACGCTCGGCGCGGCCGGGCCCCATCCGGCAACCCCGGGCGAGCAACGCCGCACGCACACGATCGACAACAACCTGCCGCCGCCCGTGCAGCAGGCCCGCGCTCACGCGGATGACAGTCCACCCGAGGGCTTCGAGCATCGCCTGCCGGTCGATGTCCCAGCTGCGCTGCTCGCTGTCCGTCCAGTGCTGCGCGCCGTCGAACTCCACCGCCACCCGGTACTCGGGCCATCCCATGTCGAGCCGCGCGAACACCGTCCCCGACGCGTCGGCCACCTCGAT
Coding sequences:
- a CDS encoding MmpL3/TtfA transport complex stabilizer, which translates into the protein MPAEVPMTMAKNILRAITAIVRRDAKTPDTDDSAGSVTFDGALDDLDVAGLVEVGRGPIADIAIDADRETIVVTNSAADCLTVINPYTLAPVGSVRLNGEPFAVAAADDRAYVSVVTAGHDAIKVVDTITGSVLAEYPLAMTVTALAMSPDGKRVFVGRSGHDRIDVAVIDTAAERVGTIDLASGAGAGVDALRVDASGKRLYVATTDPRGSRMVTVNIETAQIESTVWIGAPIRDLALGADGKALVLTSDRQRRGVVHIVDLSTAAVVGAIQIGGAPTQLVLSPDATRAYVVDYDRVIVLCTLTNEILGSIDVGVQPAAVAVRRDGARVYVADYSGQVNAFDVAAELPALYSRLVASEPRQAGAAVLPSLQTA
- a CDS encoding class I SAM-dependent methyltransferase, whose translation is MTSKSDLPLAQRPDADLPGHWLLARLGKRVLRPGGVELTTRLLSAAGITGSDVVELGPGLGRTAVDIAAAEPRSYVGVDDNSTTSALLQSAVATSGGRLVAADAAETGLDTGSADVVVGEAMLTMQGEKAKKAIVDEAFRVLRPGGRYAIHELGLMPDDLSDGIKDDIRKEMARAIKVNARPLTVAEWTDLLTSAGFEVRSVDLAPMALLQPKRVVADEGFLGALRIVFNALTHPAARKRVLGMRRTFNRYRDELTAVAIVAVVPTESK
- a CDS encoding ABC transporter ATP-binding protein, translating into MIEITRLVKRFGATVAVDDVTVSFPAGTVTGLLGLNGAGKTTLLRLIAGLDHPDSGDVTLCGRPIRDHADPMRTLGVHFDPDAMDPRHTAERHLRWLAALGGIDGGRVDAVLAEVGLDELRHRRIANLSMGARQRLAIASALLGDPQVLVFDEPVNGLDVPGIVWLRELLHRLAGRGCTVVVASHLLGEVVLTADRLLVLQRGKVKVAGALADVTPAGADPRDHLESLLLETVDA
- a CDS encoding helix-turn-helix transcriptional regulator; its protein translation is MTSAPPSDRSAGRQRKRVLEVVRRADGPVDAQQIADALQIHVTTARFHLGTLEEQGVIRRGGPGDKGRVGRPRLTYEIAPRLDYADIVALFARHLGGTVEEREQRALRVGADLAHRVRVARRRDEESVVDMVVGTLTELGFQIRSTFTSFGTATVRICTCPLAEVAVDAPEVVRGVQQGLIQEVIDMNADAVGGRFTVSVRPDAKGGSCEVSLVVSPVTRSGWCTGTTAANNCHGPTHLSQA
- a CDS encoding response regulator — its product is MTITVLVVEDEPLIAEAHQTYLGRLEGFSIAAVVHTARDAMRAASEASASAHPIDLVLLDIGLPDANGIALASALSGLRPAPDIIAITSERDLEMVRAAVAHGALAYLLKPFTFAAFRDRLERYRRYREALPAGTAAASQAEVDRALAELRVATDKSTSPKGAAPQTTDEIARAVRDEPEGLTADEVAKRVGVSRVTAWRYLERLADENAVARNTEYGKAGRPRTRYQWR
- a CDS encoding ABC transporter; this translates as MNGVLTRSLRAEMVRTGGRGPLWLVLLPAAALIPVAITILIACVAERFARIPGQQYVQQVPTTNAAYWVINVTVVLVAVAAAYGQASESRLRATEYVWLALPRRPSVLAGKWVFYGLLGAVLSLVLVALVLTALPRVAPLVYGQVLVIDPVGLRLMWTVPVYAFFAAGLGVGVGVAVRTPAAAVGLLLFWVYVVEIAVGYLPSGYSLQRFMPFLNGIYATGQDIVLEPPWGRDAALVYVCGVFGLVLLCSMGFRRGAEK
- a CDS encoding TetR/AcrR family transcriptional regulator produces the protein MAKATSSVLPPAERILAAAADLLRAGGIDAVSTRAVATEAGVQPPTIYRQFGDKDGLLDAVTRHVLEGYIDRKRLLTDPDADPAVVLRELWDLHVEFGMQQPHCYLLTYGQGRRTSAADETVAILREVIGRLGAAGRLTMSVRRATDYFRASGTGFVMSQLSLAPQERDQELSGIIFEATLAAVSTDGRRGRGRKANDVRARAVALREALPESGTSALSAAEQGLLAEWLNRLADQS
- a CDS encoding GMC family oxidoreductase, which translates into the protein MMGLLHTGSPGGAPDLQIRCADTAGATGAVFGVETCFIGVSPMHPYSRGTVRLAGLTAEVPPVVNPHHLEDERDMKTMLDGLDVARQIGASPELRPWLAEELAPGAHITDEDRLREYIRTTGGNWFHPVGTCALGESKMSVVDSRLRVRGTDGLRVIDASVMPSLPSNNIVATVYAIAERGAEMVRDELAQRHW
- a CDS encoding sensor histidine kinase; amino-acid sequence: MARSWPRSLAGQAIALQVIVVAVVVLAGSVLAVYDARRDGEENARDQVVGIATALADSPSTAEAIESGHATEILQPVTEAVRTGTGIAFITIMSPDGIRFTHTDPSQIGGHYLGTIDPALRGETYTEIYTGTLGPSVRAIVPVRDADGNIVGLVSAGITTQTLAQRWRGQLVTIAAVTACALVLSLIGVWAIRRRLLRQTHGLRPDELRVMYDHHDAILHSVSEGLIVLDGGGVALVNDEARRLLGLPPGPVRLDDLPGFLRSHDPGARDELHVTDERVLVVNRARVADTGSEVVTIRDRTELQGALGELSSLQVLTDSLRAQAHESANKLHTVITMVEMGRPQDAVRFATSELELSQRLVDRLSEAVSEPALVALLLGKTAQADERGIALTVTEDTQLSDETVLSGPELVTVLGNLIDNAMDACDRDDPWIEVTVTSDDDQLLITVADSGPGMDPDTFEKATQRGYSTKADTSGHGLGLALVAQVVNKHGGTLHADVTYGSVVTVTVPIPERVGGGHA